From the Cervus elaphus chromosome 20, mCerEla1.1, whole genome shotgun sequence genome, one window contains:
- the NDUFS5 gene encoding NADH dehydrogenase [ubiquinone] iron-sulfur protein 5 has protein sequence MPFFDVQKKLGVDLDHWMTIQGAEQPHRIPARCHAFEKEWIECAHGIGSTRAEKECKIEFEDFRECLLRQKTMKRLNAIKRQRDKLIKEGKYTPPSHHSGQEDLRP, from the exons ATGCCTTTCTTTGATGTGCAGAAAAAGCTGGGTGTTGACTTAGACCACTGGATGACAATCCAGGGTGCTGAGCAGCCTCACAGGATTCCAGCTCGATGCCATgcttttgaaaaagaatggatagagTGTGCACATGGAATCGGTAGCACCCGAGCAGAGAAGGAGTGCAAAATAGAATTTGAGGATTTCAGAGAATGTCTGCTTCGACAGAAAACG ATGAAACGTCTGAATGCCATCAAGAGACAGCGGGATAAGCTAATCAAGGAAGGGAAGTACACACCTCCATCTCACCACTCGGGCCAGGAGGATCTTCGGCCCTGA